ccatccatccatccatcatccaaccattaatcgtccatccatcatccaaccatcatccattcatcatccatccatccatcatccatccatcatccaaccatcaatcatccatctatcatccaaccatcaatcgtccattcaatcatccatccatcatccaaccatcaataatccatccatccatcatccaaccatcatccattcatcatccatccatcatccatccatcatccatccatcaatcatccatccatcatccaaccatcaatcatccatctatcatccaaccatcaatcgtccatccatccatcatccaaccatcaatcgtccatccatcatccaaccatcaataatccatccatccatcaataatccatcatccaaccatcaatcatccatccatcatccaaccatcaatcgtccattcaatcatccatccattatccaaccatcaatcatccatccagccatcatccaaccatcaatcgtccattcaatcatccatccatcatccaaccatcatTCAACCATCAATCGTCcattcaatcatccatccatcatccaaccatcattcaaccatcaatcatccatccatcatccagccatcattcgtccatccatccatccatcatccaaccatcaatcGTCCATTCCATCATTCAACCATCAATCGTCCAttccatcatccaaccatcaatcgtccattccatccatccatccaacatccaaccatcaatcatccatccatcatccaaccatcaatcgtccattcaatcatccatccattatccaaccatcaatcatccatccatccatccatccaaccatcaatcatccatccatcatccaaccatcaatcgtccattcaatcatccatccatccatcatccatccatcatccaaccatcaatcatccatccatcatccaaccatcaatcatccatccatcatccaaccatcgtccatccatccatccatccaaccatcaatcGTCCAttccatcatccaaccatcaatcGTCCAttccatcatccaaccatcaatcgtccattccatccatccatccaacatccaaccatcaatcatccatccatcatccaaccatcaatcgtccattcaatcatccatcatccaaccatcaatcatccatccatccatccatccatcatccaaccatcgATCGTCcattcaatcatccatccatcaataatccatcaatccatcatccatccatcatccaaccagcaatcatccatccattcatccatcatccaaccatcaatcgtccattcaatcatccatccattatccaacaatcaatcatccatccatccatccatcatccaaccatcaatcatccatccatcatccaaccatcaatcgtccattcaatcatccatcatccaaccatcaatcatccatccatccatccatcatccaaccatcaatcgtccattcaatcatccatccatcatccaaccatcaatagtccatcaatccatcatccatccatcatccaaccatcaatcGTCCAttccatcatccaaccatcaatcGTCCattccatccatacatccatccatcatccaaccatcgATCGTCcattcaatcatccatccatcatccaaccatcaatagtccatcaatccatcatccatccatcatccaaccatcaatcGTCCAttccatcatccaaccatcaatcGTCCAttccatcatccaaccatcaatcGTCCattccatccatacatccaaccatcaatcatccatccatcatccaaccatcaatcgtccattcaatcatccatcatccaaccatcaatcatccatccatccatcatccaaccatcaataatccatcaatccatcatccatccatcatccaaccatcaatcatccatccattcatccatcatccaaccatcaatcgtccattcaatcatccatccattatccaacaatcaatcatccatccatccatccatccatccatccatccaaccatcaatcatccatccatcatccaaccatcaatcgtccattcaatcatccatccatccatcatccaaccatcaatcatccatctatcatccaaccatccatcatccaaccattATTCAaccatcaatcatccatccatcatccaaccatcaatcgtccatctatccatccatcatccaaccatcaatcGTCCATtcaattatccatccatccatcatccaaccatcaatcatccatccatccatctatccatccatcatccaaccatcaatcgtcccttcaatcatccatccatcatccaaccatgATTCAACCATCAATCGTCCATTCAATcatccaaccaaccatccatcatccattatCAACCtccaatcatccatccatcatccaaacatccatccatcatccaaccatcaatcatccatccatcatccattccatccatcatccaaacATCAATCATCCACCTATCATCCAActatcaatcatccatccatcatccatccatcctccaaaCATCAATCATCCATGcatcatcaatccatccatccatccatacatcatccatccattcaaccatccatcatccaacgatcaatcattcatccatccatccacccaatGTCCTGAAGTTAAACTGGGCTTTGAagttctaaaagaaaaaacttgtcTCGTGTTTTTAGTCAATCAGATCAACTTACATCATATATTTGTAGTCAGAGAAAGaggggagaggaagaggatgacAAAGTGTACCTTGATGGACCAGAGGTCGGATGAGAAGCGCTGCCTCTTCCTGGTTCCCATCGGAGTGTTGTGCAGCGACGCCGCCACTCGCTTCGCCACCAGTTTGTCCCTGAACTCCACCCACCCTTCAGTGAAGTCACACCTCCGCGAGCCggccttcctcctcttcttctttacCTGGTGGtctgcacataaacacagaccATGAACTTCGTCAGGTGATCACAAAGGTGTGTCATTAACCAGGTGTAGCTGTTCAGACTTGCAGCTCTGATTCCAGCTCTATCACCTCCTCCAGGTCTTATTGATCACAACAACTTAATAAAAATTGTTCCTGTGGAGActaataaagttgttttgaatttgaatcTGTTCATACCTTCAGGTTGGAGGAATATTCGTCCAATCTCTCCGTACACAGACAGCAGGTTCCTCAGGTGTTTGGGGCGGAGCCTCGGAGGAATATGACCCAGGTAGATGATACCTGGAATACACTTCCTGTCTTGACCACTAGTCGTCTTCgtcttcgtcttcttcttcttcgtcccAGCATTGTTTTCATCTTTATCATCCTGGCTGTGGTTTGTCCTCTCATCATCTACATCTTCATCATCTGTTCTTCTAGTGGTTGCCtccaccttctcctcctcttcctcctgcagtCTCTGAGTTAAGGTCTTCCTCCCCTCCTCTTCGTCTCCCATCTTCATTTCTCTGGTTACTACT
This region of Melanotaenia boesemani isolate fMelBoe1 chromosome 13, fMelBoe1.pri, whole genome shotgun sequence genomic DNA includes:
- the abt1 gene encoding activator of basal transcription 1, producing the protein MLLFVVTREMKMGDEEEGRKTLTQRLQEEEEEKVEATTRRTDDEDVDDERTNHSQDDKDENNAGTKKKKTKTKTTSGQDRKCIPGIIYLGHIPPRLRPKHLRNLLSVYGEIGRIFLQPEDHQVKKKRRKAGSRRCDFTEGWVEFRDKLVAKRVAASLHNTPMGTRKRQRFSSDLWSIKYLHRFQWTHLSERLAYEQTVLQQRLRTEVSQAKRETNFYLNNVEKSTHLDKQRKKRLRDGEQVDEKTWDFTQRQTEEDIQTKKRRKDSVTQKHLDRAHLIQQKSQSNVPLLAKIFNSNQSD